A segment of the Streptomyces sp. L2 genome:
TTGGCCACGCTGATCAGCGGCCCGAAGTCCAGCTCGGGCAGCGGGTCGCCGGGGCCGGCGACGGCGAGGGGGTGGCCGACGCGGACGGTGCGGACCGCGGGGAGGTAGGCGGACAGGAATCCGTCGAAGAGGGAGCGCTGGACGACGAAACGGGGGTAGGCGGTGCAGCGCTGCTTGCCGTAGTCGAACAGCTTGGGGATCAGCGCGGTCAGCGCGGCCCAGTCGGAGAAGTCCCACACGCCCCAGGTGTTGAGTCCCTCCTGTTCCAGGACGTGCCGGGTGCCCAGGCCGGCGACGGCGTCGGCGACGGCGGCGCCGGTGTCCCGGCCGCCGACGAAGGACACGCAGCCGATCTCCGGCGCCCGCACCAGCGCCTCGGACAGCTCGCCCCCGCTGCCGCCGACCAGGGTGACGGGCACGCCCTCGCGGGCGGCCAGCGCGAAGGCGAGGGTGAGGCAGGCGACGCCGCCGTCGGTCGGGGTCTTCGCGACGACCGCGTTCCCCGCGAGGGCCTGCACCAGCACCGCGTGGACGAGGACGCTCATCGGATAGTTCCAGCTGGCGATGTTGGAGACCGGGCCGTCCAGCGGGGCCCGGCCGGCGAGCATCGGCTCGATGCCGTCGACGTACCAGCGCACGCCGTCGATCGCCCGGTCGACGTCGGCGAGGGCGAGCCGCCAGGGCTTGCCGATCTCCCAGACGAGCAGCAGGGCGAGCAGGTCACGCTGTTCGGACAACGCGTCCAAAGTCGCGGCGATCCGGGCCCGCCGCTCGGGCAGGGGCACGTGCCGCCAGGCGCGGTGCTGGTCAAGCGCGGCGCGCACGGCCCGCACGGCGGTCGGCCCGTCGAGGCGGGGGGCACCGGCGACGGGCGTGCCGTCGACCGGAGTGGTGGCGGGCAGCACCCGGCCGTCCGGCCGCCAGGCGGCGTCCCAGAGGTTGAGGACGCGGTCGTCCCGGAAGGCCTCGGGTGCTACGGCGACACAGCGCTGCCAGGCGTCGGCATAGGCGGTCCCGGGCTTGAGGGTGAGGGTTGAGGTGGAGGCGGGACCGGGGGTGGGCTGTTGCGAGGTGAGGGTGGATGCCATGGGTCGTCAGCTCCGCTCTGGGTGAACGGTCGGGCGGGGGCGGGCGGCTGGGGGCCGGCTGTTCGAGGGACGGGGCGCGGGTGGGGGCTGGAGTGCCGGGGGGCTGAGGCGCCGGGGGGATGGCGGCCGAGATGCCGGGACCTGGGCGCGGGGCCCAGAGCGTGGGGGCCCGGGTCCCGGGACCTGGGTGTGGCGACCCTGGGCCGCGACCCGAGTGCCGGAACCCGGGCACGGGGCCCAGGGTGCGGGGCCCAGCGTGCGCGGGCCCCAGGGTGCGCGAGCCCGGGCGCGGGGCCCAGGGCGTGTGGGCCCGCGTGCCGTGCCAGGCCTCAGCCGTCCTCGAGCGTTTCCAGGGCCAGCCGCGCCGTCTGTGTAGGGGTGCGGCCCACTCGTACGCCCGCCGCCTCCAGTGCCTCCTGCTTGGCCGCGGCCGTGCCCGACGAGCCGGAGACGATGGCGCCGGCGTGGCCCATGGTCCGGCCCTCGGGTGCGGTGACGCCGGCGACGTAGCCGACGACGGGCTTGGTGACGTGTTCGCGGATGTAGGCGGCGGCCCGTTCCTCGGCATCGCCGCCGATCTCCCCGATGAGGACGACGAGTTCGGTGTCGGGGTCGTCCTGGAAGGCGGCGAGGCAGTCGATGTGGCTGGTGCCGACGACCGGGTCGCCGCCGATGCCGACGCAGGTCGAGAAGCCGGTGTCGCGCAGTTCGTGCATGAGCTGGTAGGTGAGCGTGCCCGACTTGGAGACCAGGCCGATCCGGCCCGGTTTGGTGATGTCGGCGGGGATGATGCCGGCGTTGGACTGGCCGGGCGTGATCAGGCCCGGGCAGTTGGGGCCGATGACGCGCGTGCCGCGGCGTGCGGCGTGGGTGGTGAAGGCGACCGTGTCGTGGACGGGGATGCCCTCGGTGATGACAACCGCGAGCGGGATGCGGGCGTCGGCCGCCTCCATGACCGCCGCCTTGGCGAAGGCGGGCGGGACGAAGACGACGGTGACATCGGCCCCGGTCGACCGTATACCGTCGGCGACCGACCCGAAGACGGGGACCGCCCGGTCGTCGAAGTCGACGCGCTGACCGGCCTTGCGCGGGTTGACGCCGCCGACGACGTTCGTGCCGGCCGCGAGCATGCGCCGCGTGTGCTTCATGCCCTCGCCGCCGGTCATGCCCTGGACGAGGACCTTGCTCTCCTGGGTGAGGTAGATGGCCATGGTGCGGCTCCTCAGGCGGTGTGGGCGAGTTCGGCGGCCCGGCGGGCGGCGCCGTCCATGGTGGGGACCTGCTCGACCAGCGGATGCGCGCGCTCGTCGAGGACGGCGCGGCCCCGGGCCGCGTTGTTGCCGTCGAGCCGGACGACGAGCGGCTTGGTCAGCCGTACCGTGTCCAGCGCCTCGACGATGCCGTCGGCGACCGCGTCGCAGGCGGTGATCCCGCCGAAGACGTTGACGAGGACGGACCTCACGGCGGGGTCGGAGAGGATCACGGACAGTCCGTCGGCCATGACCCGGGCCGAGGCGCCGCCGCCGATGTCCAGGAAGTTCGCGGGCCGGGCGCCGCAGCCGGCGACGACGTCGAGAGTGGACATGACCAGGCCCGCGCCGTTGCCGATCACGCCGACCTCGCCGTCGAGCTTGACGTAGGTGAGGCCGCGGGCCGCGGCCACCGCCTCCAGCGGGTCGTGGTGCCCGCCGGGCTCATCGCCCCAGCGGGCCTGCCGGAAGCGGGCGTTGTCGTCGAGGGTGACCTTGCCGTCGAGGGCGAGGACGCCGCCCCGGGCGGTACGCACCAGCGGGTTGACCTCGACGAGCAGGGCGTCCTCGCGGACCAGCACCTGCCACAGCCGTACGAGGACGTCGGCGCACCGGGCCGGCAGGCCGGCGGCGTCGGCGATCTCGCAGGCCTTGGCGGAGGTCACGCCCTCGGCCGGGTCGACGGGGACGCGCGCCACCGCCTCGGGCCTGCTCGCCGCGACCTCCTCGATCTCCATCCCGCCCTCGGCGGAGGCGATCGCGAGGAAGCGGCCGGCCGCCCGGTCGAGGACGTACGAGACGTAGAACTCGTCGGCGATGTCGACGGGTTCGGCGAGCATGACGGTGCGGACCGTGTGGCCGCGGATGTCCATGCCGAGGATCTGCCGGGACGTCCGCTCGGCGGCGGCCGGGTCGGCGGCGAGCCTCACCCCGCCCGCCTTCCCTCGTCCGCCGGTCTTCACCTGTGCCTTGACCACCGCGCTCCCGCCGAGCCGGCGGGCGATGGCCCGGGCCTCGCCGGGCGAGTCCGTGACCTCGGCGCGCGGCACCGGGATGCCGTGTTCCGCGAAGAGGTCCCTTGCCTGGTGTTCGTACAGGTCCATTTCGGCTCCTGTCTGAAAAGTGCCGCACGCCCCCTGGACACCACCCACCGGATGCGGGATAACAAGCTTCATACAGTATTCGTCGACTGTATGCAATGTACTGCCGACCGCCGACAGCATCTCGCTGAGCTGTCCGGCCACGAGCGTTCCCACCCCTACGAAGGGACAGGACTTCGCCATGCCCGACGACACACAGGACCCCGGCCCCCAGGACGTGATCTCCGGTGGTCATCTCGTTGCCAAGGCGCTGAAGGCCGAGGGGGTCGACCGCATCTACACCCTGTGCGGCGGCCACATTATCGACATCTACGACGGCTGCGTCGACGAGGGCATCGAGGTCGTCGACGTACGCCACGAGCAGGTCGCCGCGCACGCCGCCGACGGCTATGCCCGCATCACCGGCAGGCCCGGCTGCGCCGTCGTCACCGCGGGCCCGGGGACCACCGACGCCGTCACCGGTGTCGCCAACGCCTTCCGCGCCGAGTCCCCGATGCTCCTGATCGGCGGCCAGGGCGCGCACACCCAGCACAAGATGGGCTCCCTGCAGGACCTGCCGCACGTCGACATGATGACGCCGATCACCAAGTTCGCGGCGACCGTGCCCGACACGGCGCGGGCGGCGGACATGGTGTCGATGGCGTTCCGCGAGTGCTACCACGGCGCGCCCGGGCCCTCGTTCCTGGAGATCCCGCGCGACGTCCTCGACGCCAAGGTGCCGGTGGCGAAGGCCCGGGTGCCCCGGCCGGGCGGCTACCGGGCCTCGACGCGCTCGGCCGGCGATCCGGAGGCCGTGGAGCGGCTCGCCGATCTGCTCGTGCACGCCGAGAAGCCCGCGATCCTGCTGGGCAGCCAGGTCTGGACGACCCGCGGCACCGAGGCGGCGATCGATCTGGTCCGCACCCTCAACATCCCC
Coding sequences within it:
- the sucD gene encoding succinate--CoA ligase subunit alpha; protein product: MAIYLTQESKVLVQGMTGGEGMKHTRRMLAAGTNVVGGVNPRKAGQRVDFDDRAVPVFGSVADGIRSTGADVTVVFVPPAFAKAAVMEAADARIPLAVVITEGIPVHDTVAFTTHAARRGTRVIGPNCPGLITPGQSNAGIIPADITKPGRIGLVSKSGTLTYQLMHELRDTGFSTCVGIGGDPVVGTSHIDCLAAFQDDPDTELVVLIGEIGGDAEERAAAYIREHVTKPVVGYVAGVTAPEGRTMGHAGAIVSGSSGTAAAKQEALEAAGVRVGRTPTQTARLALETLEDG
- a CDS encoding aldehyde dehydrogenase family protein, which codes for MASTLTSQQPTPGPASTSTLTLKPGTAYADAWQRCVAVAPEAFRDDRVLNLWDAAWRPDGRVLPATTPVDGTPVAGAPRLDGPTAVRAVRAALDQHRAWRHVPLPERRARIAATLDALSEQRDLLALLLVWEIGKPWRLALADVDRAIDGVRWYVDGIEPMLAGRAPLDGPVSNIASWNYPMSVLVHAVLVQALAGNAVVAKTPTDGGVACLTLAFALAAREGVPVTLVGGSGGELSEALVRAPEIGCVSFVGGRDTGAAVADAVAGLGTRHVLEQEGLNTWGVWDFSDWAALTALIPKLFDYGKQRCTAYPRFVVQRSLFDGFLSAYLPAVRTVRVGHPLAVAGPGDPLPELDFGPLISVAKAKELADQVAEAVDRGAVPLHRGRPDPARFLPGQDTSAYLHPVTLLNPPPSSPLHHAEPFGPVDTIVLVDTEAELLAAMNASNGALVATLATDDRRTYDRLATHIRAFKVGHGTPRSRGDRDEWFGGWGASWHGAFVGGELLVRAVTRGPADERLPGNFPEYRLTP
- the sucC gene encoding ADP-forming succinate--CoA ligase subunit beta; protein product: MDLYEHQARDLFAEHGIPVPRAEVTDSPGEARAIARRLGGSAVVKAQVKTGGRGKAGGVRLAADPAAAERTSRQILGMDIRGHTVRTVMLAEPVDIADEFYVSYVLDRAAGRFLAIASAEGGMEIEEVAASRPEAVARVPVDPAEGVTSAKACEIADAAGLPARCADVLVRLWQVLVREDALLVEVNPLVRTARGGVLALDGKVTLDDNARFRQARWGDEPGGHHDPLEAVAAARGLTYVKLDGEVGVIGNGAGLVMSTLDVVAGCGARPANFLDIGGGASARVMADGLSVILSDPAVRSVLVNVFGGITACDAVADGIVEALDTVRLTKPLVVRLDGNNAARGRAVLDERAHPLVEQVPTMDGAARRAAELAHTA